In Fusobacterium periodonticum ATCC 33693, the following are encoded in one genomic region:
- a CDS encoding FKBP-type peptidyl-prolyl cis-trans isomerase, which produces MKIGENKVVALDYKVYDADTKELLEDTAELGPYYYIQGMGLFLPKIEAALDSRSKGYKTTIEIPMEEAYGDYDEELVEELTKADFADFEDIYEGMEFVVELEDGSEMVAVITEIDGDKVYTDSNHPFSGRNLLFEVEVADVREATDEELDHGHVHEYENEE; this is translated from the coding sequence ATGAAAATAGGTGAAAACAAAGTTGTAGCATTGGATTATAAAGTGTATGATGCAGATACAAAGGAATTATTAGAAGATACAGCTGAATTAGGTCCTTATTATTATATTCAAGGTATGGGCTTATTTCTACCAAAAATAGAAGCTGCATTAGATAGCAGATCAAAAGGATACAAAACAACAATTGAAATACCTATGGAAGAAGCTTATGGAGACTATGATGAAGAATTAGTTGAAGAGTTAACAAAAGCTGATTTTGCAGATTTTGAAGATATCTATGAAGGAATGGAATTTGTAGTAGAATTAGAAGATGGAAGTGAAATGGTAGCTGTTATAACAGAAATTGATGGAGATAAAGTTTATACTGACTCTAACCATCCATTCTCTGGAAGAAACTTATTATTTGAAGTAGAAGTTGCTGATGTAAGAGAAGCTACTGATGAAGA
- a CDS encoding DJ-1/PfpI family protein, with translation MKKIAVFLFEGAELFEIASFTDVFGWNNVVGLKEFRNIKVETISYKEEIKCTWGGVLKAEKLVMESNIEEFFSYDALVIPGGFGGANFFKDKENEIFKKLVKHFSENNKIIVAICTGVINLVETGEIKNKKVTTYLLDNKRYFNQLKKYDVITEEKEIVADKNIFTCSGPANALDLSLLILERLTSKENIEIVKRNMFLK, from the coding sequence ATGAAAAAAATAGCAGTATTTCTATTTGAAGGAGCAGAACTTTTTGAAATAGCAAGTTTTACAGATGTCTTTGGCTGGAATAATGTTGTAGGATTAAAAGAATTTAGAAATATAAAGGTGGAAACAATTTCATATAAGGAAGAGATTAAATGTACTTGGGGAGGAGTTTTAAAAGCAGAAAAGCTTGTTATGGAAAGCAATATAGAAGAGTTTTTCTCTTATGACGCTCTAGTTATACCAGGTGGCTTCGGTGGAGCTAATTTCTTTAAGGATAAGGAAAATGAAATCTTTAAAAAATTAGTTAAACATTTTTCTGAAAATAATAAAATTATTGTAGCTATCTGTACAGGAGTTATTAATTTAGTTGAAACAGGAGAAATAAAAAATAAGAAGGTGACAACTTATCTTTTAGATAACAAAAGATATTTTAATCAATTGAAAAAATATGATGTCATTACTGAGGAAAAAGAAATTGTTGCAGATAAAAATATATTTACCTGTTCAGGACCAGCTAATGCTCTAGACTTATCACTATTAATTTTAGAGAGATTAACATCAAAGGAAAATATTGAAATTGTAAAAAGAAATATGTTTCTAAAATAG